A genomic window from Roseovarius sp. THAF9 includes:
- the virB11 gene encoding P-type DNA transfer ATPase VirB11 yields MTRTESPASYLERYLDPFRDLLRRDDVVEIAINPDGKVWLEVAGDATMRHEGQTVDRTTALNMAQTIVGDAKARVSEKNPLVSGKVEYAGRPLRVQVAVPPAIDRGASITIRLFASGSVRDYAPTYLFGKAVSLDTLRAEKMKNIASLAEDNLEAALQTLVEARLNVLISGGTSTGKTTFARHLLTHVSEHERLITIEDAFELFPGQPNTVALLADRGSGSQRSANALLQASLRMRPDRIIVGELRGAEALTYLEAINTGHGGSVSTIHAETAELAIDRLAIMVLQAGTPLTFAEVREYIRKSIDVIVQLGRAEGKRGITEFYLPGS; encoded by the coding sequence TTGACCCGGACAGAAAGTCCAGCCTCATACCTCGAGCGTTATCTCGACCCGTTCCGCGACCTCTTGCGGCGCGACGACGTGGTCGAGATCGCGATCAACCCGGATGGCAAGGTCTGGCTCGAGGTCGCGGGCGACGCCACCATGCGCCACGAAGGCCAGACCGTGGACCGGACTACCGCCCTCAATATGGCCCAGACTATCGTCGGCGATGCCAAGGCCCGCGTCTCTGAAAAGAACCCCCTCGTCTCGGGTAAGGTGGAATATGCGGGCCGCCCCCTTCGGGTCCAGGTCGCTGTGCCGCCCGCCATCGATCGCGGGGCTTCGATCACCATCCGCCTCTTCGCCTCGGGCAGCGTCCGGGACTATGCCCCGACCTATCTCTTCGGCAAGGCCGTCTCACTCGATACACTCCGCGCCGAGAAGATGAAAAACATCGCCAGTCTCGCGGAAGACAACCTCGAGGCCGCGTTGCAGACCCTGGTCGAGGCGCGACTCAACGTCCTGATCAGCGGCGGCACTTCGACCGGCAAGACTACTTTCGCCCGCCACCTTCTGACCCATGTCAGCGAACACGAACGGCTGATCACCATCGAGGACGCCTTCGAACTCTTCCCCGGCCAGCCGAACACCGTCGCCCTCCTGGCCGACCGCGGTTCCGGCTCGCAACGCAGCGCCAACGCCCTCCTACAAGCCTCCCTCCGCATGCGCCCCGACCGGATCATCGTCGGCGAGTTGCGTGGCGCCGAGGCGTTGACCTATCTCGAGGCCATCAACACCGGCCATGGCGGGTCGGTCTCGACCATCCACGCGGAAACCGCGGAACTCGCCATCGACCGGCTGGCGATCATGGTGCTGCAGGCTGGCACACCGCTGACCTTCGCCGAGGTTCGGGAATACATCCGGAAATCCATCGATGTAATCGTCCAGCTCGGGCGGGCTGAGGGGAAGCGGGGGATCACGGAGTTCTATCTGCCGGGATCTTGA
- a CDS encoding TrbI/VirB10 family protein → MADQTPPDLQDRLDQFSQRGKSKRRGNSLGVGALAAALALGGAGVAYFLATGLQEGDSALETSDVETFQDRRPGTGGRLEFPPDETEQRVNDALIAVEEALDVPAAPAPEASAEVLAEIAKLREALAASQAARNSEIQSAVSDLREAFDEQKAALEATLAAKETELANLQRQTETRIEGLQAMLDAERAQREGLEAELDREGLIADQRLLEERRRQEEEQRQREAERVAEELLTAQIKSPALVYADGPRGGQSGAAVADPAAAGAGGPVLSGNEQFLQSARPLEVQEAARLTHPERTLTQGSVIQAALQTAINSDLPGSVVAVVSEPVPAFSGDRILIPRGSRLFGQYRSGIDMHQKRILILWTRVLTPDGTSMDIAAVGGDQIGRSGLTGLVDTKFAERFGGAALISVIGAAPAVAAESANNETTSIVLGDVGSDLQDAVGSVIADQVSIAPTIYVDQGASVTVLVDRDVVIY, encoded by the coding sequence ATGGCCGATCAAACCCCTCCCGACCTGCAGGACCGTCTCGACCAGTTCAGCCAGCGCGGCAAATCCAAACGCCGGGGCAACAGCCTCGGGGTCGGTGCCCTCGCTGCCGCCCTCGCCCTTGGCGGCGCCGGGGTCGCATATTTCCTGGCGACCGGTTTGCAAGAAGGTGACAGCGCACTCGAGACCTCCGATGTCGAGACCTTCCAGGACCGCCGCCCCGGCACCGGCGGGCGGCTGGAGTTTCCGCCCGACGAGACCGAGCAGCGGGTCAATGACGCGCTGATCGCCGTCGAGGAAGCGCTCGACGTGCCCGCGGCCCCTGCCCCCGAGGCGAGCGCCGAGGTGCTGGCCGAGATCGCCAAGCTGCGCGAGGCCCTAGCCGCCAGTCAGGCTGCCCGCAACTCGGAAATCCAGTCCGCCGTCTCTGACCTCCGCGAAGCCTTCGACGAACAGAAGGCAGCGCTTGAAGCCACATTGGCCGCAAAGGAAACCGAGCTTGCTAACCTGCAGCGCCAGACCGAGACCCGCATCGAAGGGCTGCAAGCCATGCTCGATGCCGAGCGCGCACAGCGCGAGGGGCTCGAGGCCGAACTCGACCGCGAGGGGCTGATCGCAGACCAGCGCCTTCTCGAAGAGCGCCGGCGTCAGGAGGAAGAGCAGCGTCAGCGCGAGGCCGAACGGGTCGCCGAGGAGCTTCTGACCGCGCAGATCAAGTCGCCGGCCCTGGTCTACGCCGACGGTCCGCGTGGCGGCCAAAGTGGCGCGGCGGTGGCCGATCCTGCTGCCGCAGGCGCCGGAGGGCCGGTCCTGTCAGGCAACGAGCAGTTCCTGCAGAGTGCGCGACCGCTCGAGGTGCAGGAGGCCGCTCGTCTCACCCATCCCGAGCGCACGCTGACCCAAGGGTCCGTCATCCAGGCGGCGCTCCAGACCGCCATCAACAGCGATCTGCCCGGGTCAGTGGTTGCCGTGGTCTCCGAACCGGTTCCGGCGTTTTCCGGGGACCGGATCCTGATCCCCCGGGGCTCCCGCCTTTTTGGCCAATATCGATCCGGCATCGACATGCACCAGAAGCGCATCCTGATCCTATGGACCCGCGTGTTGACCCCGGACGGCACCTCGATGGATATCGCCGCTGTGGGTGGGGACCAGATCGGCCGCTCGGGCCTCACCGGCCTCGTCGACACCAAGTTCGCCGAGCGCTTCGGCGGGGCGGCGCTGATTTCCGTGATCGGGGCTGCACCGGCCGTGGCGGCCGAGAGCGCCAACAATGAGACCACCAGCATCGTCCTGGGCGATGTCGGCAGCGATCTTCAGGATGCGGTTGGATCGGTCATCGCCGATCAGGTGTCGATCGCGCCGACGATCTATGTGGACCAGGGGGCCTCGGTCACCGTGCTCGTGGACAGAGATGTGGTGATCTATTGA
- a CDS encoding TrbG/VirB9 family P-type conjugative transfer protein, whose translation MKSLPALLTTFLLALALPVAALAEATPQGGPLDIRIRTAVYNENQVYRIETDLKHSTTLHFGAGERFEAVIVGDTESFQVDPIPELGNVLTIKPHVANASTNMTVITNRRTYSFHLREGSIPNRTGMFFEVRFRYPDEERRAAGATQPKGYEAPRNYNYRVSGEGDFRPSHIYDDGRYTYFVFPESARQPALFKADDQGRERTVNWTQQGNTVRVLGVNSYWTLRIGDEAICAWRDESAIYVSN comes from the coding sequence ATGAAATCCCTGCCCGCGCTCCTCACCACGTTTCTCCTAGCGCTTGCCCTTCCTGTTGCCGCCCTCGCCGAGGCCACGCCGCAAGGCGGACCGCTCGATATCCGCATCCGCACCGCCGTCTATAACGAAAACCAGGTCTACCGGATCGAGACGGATCTGAAGCATTCGACGACGCTTCATTTCGGGGCGGGGGAGAGGTTCGAGGCGGTGATCGTCGGCGATACAGAGAGTTTCCAGGTCGATCCGATCCCCGAGCTTGGCAACGTGCTGACGATCAAGCCGCATGTGGCCAACGCCTCGACCAACATGACGGTGATCACCAATCGCCGCACCTATTCCTTCCACCTGCGCGAGGGCTCGATCCCGAACCGCACCGGCATGTTCTTCGAGGTCCGCTTCCGCTACCCCGACGAGGAACGCCGCGCGGCGGGTGCCACCCAGCCCAAGGGCTATGAGGCGCCGCGAAACTACAACTACCGTGTTTCGGGCGAGGGCGATTTCCGCCCCAGCCATATCTACGACGACGGGCGCTATACCTATTTCGTCTTCCCGGAAAGTGCTCGCCAGCCTGCCCTCTTCAAGGCCGATGACCAGGGCCGTGAGCGCACGGTCAACTGGACCCAGCAAGGCAACACGGTCCGGGTGCTCGGGGTGAACAGCTACTGGACGCTGCGTATCGGCGATGAGGCGATCTGTGCCTGGCGCGACGAGAGCGCGATCTACGTGAGCAACTGA
- a CDS encoding virB8 family protein: MKKTVASSARSDRDAFEVDFIYGPRRRERFAWFVAAAGVLVGVAGMVAGASLFPLKSTETFVVVVDKETGEMDRVAAVQALTLSESDAIIQASLVAYVDDRETYDLTDGEQRINSVLDRSDGDAARTLRDLWSSTNEDYPITVYGRDAKIEVVIKSVNQIERGVAQVRFTRTLRRPRDTRTVTRSYVATVGYGFQPETRKRLQDVWANPLGFVVTSYRVDAETLEN, encoded by the coding sequence TTGAAGAAGACCGTAGCCAGTTCCGCGAGAAGCGACCGCGACGCCTTTGAGGTGGATTTCATCTACGGGCCGAGGCGGCGCGAGCGCTTCGCCTGGTTTGTCGCGGCAGCAGGCGTGCTGGTCGGCGTGGCGGGCATGGTCGCGGGCGCGAGCCTTTTTCCCCTCAAATCGACCGAGACCTTCGTGGTCGTGGTGGACAAGGAAACTGGTGAAATGGACCGGGTCGCCGCCGTCCAGGCGCTGACGCTTTCGGAAAGTGACGCCATCATCCAGGCCAGTCTCGTGGCCTATGTCGATGACCGCGAGACCTATGACCTGACCGACGGCGAGCAACGCATCAACTCCGTGCTCGATCGCTCGGACGGCGATGCCGCCCGTACGCTGCGCGATCTCTGGTCCTCCACCAACGAAGACTACCCGATAACCGTCTATGGCCGCGACGCCAAGATCGAGGTGGTGATCAAGTCGGTGAACCAGATCGAGCGCGGCGTGGCCCAGGTCCGCTTCACCCGCACGCTGCGCCGCCCCCGCGACACCCGCACCGTCACCCGGTCTTACGTCGCCACTGTCGGCTACGGCTTCCAACCCGAAACCCGCAAGCGCCTTCAGGACGTCTGGGCCAACCCCTTAGGCTTCGTGGTGACCTCCTACCGCGTCGACGCCGAAACCCTGGAGAACTGA
- a CDS encoding type IV secretion system protein: MGVIRDILGQVDAAVNTVAQDGFVSSAASVGNVISAGATLLVVLLGINAVMQLRPLPFGTGFAFGMKVVLVGIFAQSWDNFSVIYGIVTQVPDSVGASILALTGSGDEAGVYESLDNMVARITAYGDTIGDRAGWVFGAVLGAIFFVLSAIFAAVTAGIIAFARIVFALMIVIAPFMIVTSLFKPTQSLFEAWTRATIGYALMPVAAAGAAGIIVAIAEAIGDASADPGDVETVSLILPFLVILILSAGIMASVPYIASNLTGVVGIASNAVGLTGLARQGFVNTRQYGTGTASRLVTGKSPHELNQMANAGVVKTGEMIRQSPGALLSAAKAFRKP; this comes from the coding sequence ATGGGGGTCATCCGCGACATCCTTGGCCAGGTCGACGCCGCGGTGAACACCGTGGCGCAGGACGGCTTTGTCTCCTCGGCAGCCTCGGTCGGTAATGTCATTTCGGCGGGCGCGACGCTCCTTGTCGTCCTCCTCGGCATCAACGCCGTGATGCAGCTCCGCCCCCTGCCCTTCGGCACCGGCTTCGCCTTCGGGATGAAGGTGGTGCTCGTGGGGATATTCGCCCAGAGTTGGGACAATTTCAGCGTGATTTATGGCATCGTCACGCAAGTACCTGACTCCGTCGGCGCCTCGATCCTCGCCCTCACCGGCTCGGGCGACGAGGCCGGGGTTTATGAAAGCCTCGACAACATGGTCGCGCGCATCACCGCCTATGGCGACACGATCGGCGACCGGGCGGGCTGGGTCTTCGGCGCTGTTCTCGGTGCGATCTTTTTTGTCCTCTCCGCCATCTTCGCCGCCGTCACCGCCGGGATCATCGCCTTCGCCAGGATCGTCTTCGCGTTGATGATCGTGATCGCCCCCTTCATGATCGTGACCTCGCTCTTCAAGCCGACCCAGTCGCTCTTCGAGGCCTGGACCCGCGCCACCATCGGCTATGCACTCATGCCCGTAGCCGCCGCCGGGGCCGCGGGCATCATCGTCGCCATCGCCGAGGCCATCGGGGACGCCTCGGCTGATCCGGGCGATGTGGAGACCGTGAGCCTCATCCTGCCCTTCCTCGTGATCCTTATCCTCAGCGCCGGGATCATGGCCTCGGTGCCCTACATCGCCTCCAACCTCACCGGTGTCGTGGGAATTGCGTCGAATGCCGTGGGCCTTACCGGCCTTGCGCGCCAGGGCTTCGTGAACACGCGCCAGTATGGCACCGGGACCGCTTCGCGACTCGTCACCGGCAAATCCCCGCATGAACTGAACCAGATGGCCAATGCGGGCGTGGTGAAGACCGGCGAGATGATCCGCCAGAGCCCCGGCGCGCTTCTCTCCGCCGCCAAGGCCTTCCGCAAACCCTGA
- a CDS encoding type IV secretion system protein — translation MRQLLLTVAAVTALGLPLPASAQGVPTFDGSQLGQLVAQLEHMAEDLNVQMQQLATMRLELETQLSQLTNLEAQLTSLIEGSGLGELFATVEEFRALRGKLVAPLNTAQSLASGDFLSGFNPGAELSASVERVLSGSGFTSERLTTLSGSDQPADNRIATSAGASAMLSVAAQESHEEAGQSLGRLETMVGLIDDQDGLKAAVDLNTRVTAELGIILTQIWRLEAAQGVSAGQLGVVDAATLADERKFRSMAVDP, via the coding sequence ATGAGACAACTTCTCCTGACCGTGGCTGCGGTCACAGCACTCGGGCTTCCCTTGCCCGCCTCGGCCCAAGGCGTGCCGACCTTTGATGGCTCACAGCTTGGCCAGCTGGTGGCGCAGCTCGAACACATGGCCGAAGACCTAAACGTCCAGATGCAGCAACTCGCCACCATGCGGTTGGAACTCGAAACCCAGCTGTCGCAGCTCACCAACCTGGAAGCGCAACTGACTTCGCTGATCGAGGGCAGCGGTCTGGGGGAGCTCTTCGCGACGGTCGAGGAGTTTCGCGCGCTGCGCGGTAAGCTGGTCGCACCCCTCAACACCGCGCAATCGCTTGCCAGCGGCGATTTCCTGAGCGGCTTCAATCCCGGCGCTGAGCTATCGGCCTCGGTCGAGCGCGTGCTCTCCGGCAGTGGCTTCACCTCGGAACGGTTGACCACGCTCTCGGGCTCGGATCAGCCCGCCGACAACCGCATCGCGACCTCTGCCGGGGCCAGCGCCATGCTGTCGGTCGCCGCGCAGGAAAGCCACGAGGAGGCCGGCCAAAGCCTCGGGCGGCTCGAGACCATGGTCGGGCTGATCGACGATCAGGACGGGCTGAAAGCCGCCGTCGATCTCAACACCCGCGTCACCGCCGAGCTCGGCATCATCCTGACCCAGATCTGGAGGCTGGAAGCTGCACAGGGCGTAAGCGCCGGACAACTTGGCGTCGTCGATGCCGCCACCCTCGCGGATGAGCGCAAGTTCCGCTCGATGGCGGTGGATCCATGA
- a CDS encoding lytic transglycosylase domain-containing protein: protein MSRATIISAGLCLGLGALPALAQGVPTQDNSAIGRAIARVAALAEDLGVQQDKDRTESTLADVQADQLRVLEEMTVAITGPGFDIRALEGNADFGVAAVYPNTDPSPMNSRLFGEGRETVEMMIVEVAGEFAGTPGVARAGLSATQWRCLFQALIKQESRFNVAAESPVGAYGLTQLMPGTASDLGVDRYDVKDNLRGGARYITTQLNRFGNIPHALAAYNAGPGRVIEYGGVPPFAETQGYVRNISKFYNEYLAVVGGADALGTLSPSDFALAEYASISEAGVYYAADSSATTEQVINRLRAIILQIGAQPNVKAAWELNTYAKAEIGRILTLRVRLMAANQQREAAHAQHLVADRLAERDFMQMGVPE from the coding sequence ATGAGCCGCGCCACGATCATATCCGCCGGGCTCTGCCTCGGCCTCGGCGCTTTGCCCGCGCTTGCCCAGGGCGTGCCGACACAGGATAATTCCGCCATCGGACGTGCCATCGCGCGCGTAGCGGCGCTCGCCGAGGATCTGGGCGTCCAGCAGGACAAGGATCGGACCGAGTCCACGCTGGCCGATGTCCAAGCCGACCAGCTGCGTGTCCTCGAGGAGATGACGGTTGCCATCACCGGCCCCGGCTTCGACATCCGTGCGCTTGAGGGCAATGCGGATTTCGGAGTGGCAGCGGTCTACCCGAATACCGATCCAAGCCCGATGAACAGCCGCCTTTTCGGCGAGGGCCGCGAGACGGTCGAGATGATGATCGTCGAGGTTGCGGGCGAATTCGCAGGCACCCCCGGTGTGGCCCGCGCCGGTCTCTCAGCGACCCAGTGGCGTTGCCTCTTTCAGGCCCTGATCAAGCAGGAAAGCCGCTTCAACGTCGCCGCCGAAAGTCCGGTCGGGGCCTATGGCCTGACCCAGCTCATGCCCGGCACCGCCTCCGATCTCGGCGTTGACCGCTATGATGTGAAGGACAATCTCCGCGGCGGCGCGCGCTATATCACCACGCAACTCAACCGCTTCGGCAACATTCCCCATGCGCTGGCAGCCTACAACGCGGGCCCCGGCCGGGTGATCGAATACGGCGGCGTGCCGCCCTTTGCCGAGACGCAGGGCTACGTGCGCAACATCTCGAAATTCTACAACGAGTATCTCGCCGTCGTGGGCGGGGCCGACGCGCTCGGCACGCTCTCGCCCTCGGACTTTGCGCTGGCCGAATATGCCAGCATCTCCGAGGCGGGCGTCTATTATGCCGCCGACAGTTCGGCCACGACCGAACAGGTCATCAATCGCCTCCGCGCCATCATCCTGCAGATCGGCGCGCAGCCCAATGTCAAGGCGGCCTGGGAGCTCAACACCTACGCCAAGGCCGAGATCGGCCGCATCCTCACCCTTCGCGTCCGGCTGATGGCCGCCAACCAGCAGCGCGAAGCGGCCCACGCGCAGCACCTCGTCGCCGACCGGCTGGCCGAGCGCGACTTCATGCAGATGGGAGTTCCCGAATGA
- a CDS encoding type IV secretion system protein B4: MALDTGTLSTFGPALLQAGAGDFARESYLAEQLPYFALADDDVMVLREGDLMATLRLDGLNPMTSEDARLDALKRAVAAIVAQTGNAFGFYIHRISVPQDLGMRAIEGDSFAAAIDARWQAHVKDLHPAKRQLYLSVIRRPDISARIPLLRALARKAWVKDRATRLQELNEVMGFFEVALASANPVRLTRSGGEWLGYLNTLNAGSFSPIAFGQSALPLSHTLSNCRATFDGDIVTLTDAVTGQVKYGALFSMKTYPALTDVTLLDALDLPLDIVLTNSFSPIPNNIMAERIQRIIRQMHASDDAAVSLREQLGQAADDQEAGRIAFGDHQLSIAVYGPDRDTLERAAAQIKRVGQEIMSVIVRENMALKATYFAQSPGNFGYRARKTPISSVNFADFAALHGSVDGRGPDQSPWGQTISVLPTVGTSGYRFNFHEAGSPGKEPTVGHTLVLGRTGTGKTLTTAFLAAQAQRVGARLFFFDKDRGLEMAVRALGGRYNEIRAGVPTGLNPLATETDERGRAWLSDWLATLLTRSGALTGEQSRHIQSAVGQNADAGAALQRFASFETLFQSLDDDGELQSRVAEWAPGGRYGWVFDEPERGAGLKLTGDIVGFDMTEILDMTTERMAVLSYIFRQIERVVEDRRPTIIVLDEAWKLLDDPYFGARLENWLVTLRKMNCVVIMMTQYPSQLRGSRVGKTIVETVPTQILFPNDRATISDYDFLRVNAKEAALLVQPTIGQRIALVRSAGDSVFVDADLSALGDLLPILGGGATGEARVPADWRANPDFWRHVI, translated from the coding sequence TTGGCGCTTGATACGGGCACACTTTCCACTTTTGGGCCCGCGCTTCTTCAGGCCGGCGCAGGTGACTTCGCGCGGGAGAGCTATCTCGCCGAACAACTGCCGTATTTCGCGCTCGCGGACGATGATGTCATGGTACTGCGCGAGGGCGATCTGATGGCGACCCTGCGCCTTGATGGTCTGAACCCGATGACCAGCGAAGACGCCCGGCTCGATGCGCTCAAACGCGCGGTCGCGGCCATCGTCGCCCAAACAGGCAACGCCTTCGGATTTTACATCCACCGCATCTCGGTTCCGCAGGATCTCGGGATGCGTGCAATCGAGGGGGACAGCTTCGCCGCCGCGATCGACGCCCGCTGGCAGGCCCATGTGAAGGACTTGCACCCGGCCAAGCGTCAACTCTATCTCAGCGTCATCCGTCGCCCCGATATCTCCGCGCGCATTCCGCTCCTGCGCGCGCTGGCCCGCAAGGCCTGGGTCAAGGACCGCGCGACACGCCTGCAGGAACTGAACGAGGTCATGGGCTTCTTCGAGGTGGCGCTCGCTTCCGCCAACCCCGTGAGGCTCACGAGGTCGGGCGGTGAATGGCTGGGCTATCTCAATACGCTGAACGCAGGCAGCTTCTCCCCCATCGCCTTCGGGCAGAGCGCCCTGCCCCTCTCGCACACTTTGAGCAATTGCCGCGCGACCTTTGACGGCGACATCGTCACCCTGACCGACGCCGTGACCGGTCAGGTCAAATACGGCGCGCTCTTCTCCATGAAGACCTATCCGGCGCTGACAGATGTCACGCTGCTCGATGCGCTCGACCTGCCGCTCGACATCGTGCTGACGAACTCCTTCAGCCCGATCCCGAACAACATCATGGCCGAACGGATACAGCGGATCATCCGCCAGATGCATGCCTCCGACGATGCCGCAGTCTCCCTGCGTGAACAGCTCGGCCAGGCGGCAGACGATCAGGAAGCAGGCCGCATTGCCTTTGGCGACCATCAACTTTCTATCGCGGTCTATGGGCCGGACCGCGACACGCTCGAACGGGCAGCCGCCCAGATCAAACGCGTCGGCCAGGAGATCATGTCGGTCATAGTACGCGAGAACATGGCGCTGAAAGCTACGTATTTTGCACAATCCCCAGGCAATTTCGGCTACCGCGCCCGCAAGACGCCGATCTCCTCAGTCAACTTCGCCGATTTCGCCGCGCTGCATGGCAGTGTCGACGGCCGTGGGCCGGACCAGTCGCCTTGGGGCCAGACCATCTCGGTCCTGCCCACGGTCGGCACGTCGGGCTATCGCTTCAATTTCCACGAAGCAGGCAGCCCCGGCAAGGAACCCACGGTCGGCCATACCCTCGTGTTGGGCCGTACCGGTACTGGCAAGACGCTGACCACAGCCTTCCTCGCGGCGCAGGCACAGCGGGTCGGCGCGCGGCTTTTTTTCTTCGACAAGGACCGCGGGCTCGAAATGGCGGTCCGCGCCCTTGGCGGCCGCTACAACGAAATCCGCGCGGGCGTGCCCACAGGCCTCAATCCACTCGCGACCGAGACCGATGAACGCGGCCGCGCCTGGCTCTCGGACTGGCTTGCGACACTTCTCACGCGGAGTGGCGCCCTCACCGGCGAGCAATCCCGGCACATCCAAAGCGCCGTCGGCCAGAACGCCGATGCGGGCGCAGCCCTGCAGCGCTTCGCCAGTTTCGAAACCCTGTTCCAGTCGCTCGATGACGATGGCGAGCTGCAAAGCCGCGTCGCCGAATGGGCGCCCGGCGGCCGCTATGGCTGGGTCTTCGACGAGCCCGAGCGCGGCGCTGGCCTCAAGCTCACGGGCGACATCGTCGGGTTTGATATGACCGAGATCCTCGACATGACGACCGAGCGCATGGCGGTGCTCTCCTACATCTTCCGCCAGATCGAACGCGTGGTCGAAGACCGCCGCCCCACCATCATCGTGCTCGACGAGGCCTGGAAGCTCCTGGACGATCCGTATTTCGGGGCACGGCTGGAAAACTGGCTGGTGACGCTCCGCAAGATGAACTGCGTCGTGATCATGATGACGCAATATCCGAGCCAGCTGCGCGGCAGCCGCGTCGGCAAGACCATCGTCGAGACGGTGCCGACCCAGATCCTTTTCCCGAACGACCGCGCCACCATCTCGGATTACGACTTCCTGCGCGTCAACGCCAAGGAAGCTGCCCTCCTCGTGCAGCCCACCATCGGCCAGCGCATCGCGCTTGTCCGCTCTGCGGGCGACAGCGTCTTCGTTGATGCGGACCTCTCCGCGCTCGGAGACCTCCTCCCCATCCTTGGTGGCGGCGCCACCGGCGAGGCCCGCGTGCCTGCCGATTGGCGCGCCAATCCCGATTTCTGGAGACATGTGATATGA
- a CDS encoding type IV secretion system protein VirB3: MSERSPLFLGLARPPKYLGLPVGYLVVLATGVVLPFIWTKSMVFFLIGLVAYPILWFVADREPHFFEVLRVSYGSVRPTKNRTLHGGDSFGA; the protein is encoded by the coding sequence GTGTCAGAACGATCCCCCCTCTTTCTGGGCCTCGCCCGTCCGCCCAAGTATCTGGGTCTCCCTGTCGGATACCTTGTGGTGCTGGCGACCGGGGTCGTTCTGCCGTTCATCTGGACGAAGTCCATGGTCTTCTTCCTGATTGGTCTCGTCGCCTATCCGATCCTCTGGTTCGTTGCGGACCGCGAGCCGCATTTCTTCGAGGTCCTGCGCGTTTCCTACGGCTCGGTGCGCCCGACGAAGAACCGGACCCTGCACGGAGGCGACAGCTTTGGCGCTTGA
- a CDS encoding TrbC/VirB2 family protein, which translates to MLRHRLSRLLPAATTLAAFATPALAQDLSPIQTMLETVEAALTGPIGIAVATLAVIGTGFMCMMGRLNWGWFASVIIGIVLIFSAGTIVDGFS; encoded by the coding sequence ATGCTTAGACATCGCCTCAGCCGCCTCTTGCCCGCCGCCACAACCCTGGCGGCTTTCGCAACGCCCGCGCTCGCGCAGGACCTGTCACCCATCCAAACCATGCTGGAAACTGTCGAAGCCGCGCTGACCGGTCCGATCGGGATCGCGGTCGCCACGCTCGCGGTCATCGGCACCGGTTTCATGTGCATGATGGGACGGCTGAACTGGGGCTGGTTCGCCTCGGTCATCATCGGGATCGTGCTGATCTTCTCGGCCGGCACCATCGTCGACGGCTTCTCCTGA
- a CDS encoding lytic transglycosylase domain-containing protein, translating into MDDSAEAEVVLASLDATPPSGRDDILALIRTTADRHAGNRALGRVGLDPDDWEVLFQALVEAESSYNPTAVSPKGAYGLGQLMPDTARSLGVDPRDPSQNLDGAARYLLAQLATFKDIDLALAAYNAGPHRVVEYSGIPPFAETRDYIARIHRIRSRLAGTPVSAPDTRVADGVPARAPVLIDLQ; encoded by the coding sequence CTGGATGATAGCGCTGAGGCAGAGGTTGTTCTGGCGTCGTTGGACGCCACGCCTCCTTCCGGTCGCGACGACATCCTCGCGCTGATCCGCACCACCGCTGATCGTCATGCAGGCAATCGCGCCCTCGGTCGCGTCGGTCTCGATCCGGACGATTGGGAGGTCCTTTTCCAGGCCCTGGTCGAGGCCGAAAGCAGCTACAACCCGACCGCCGTCAGCCCCAAGGGTGCTTATGGTTTGGGCCAACTGATGCCGGATACGGCCCGCAGCCTCGGGGTCGATCCGCGCGATCCGTCCCAGAACCTCGACGGCGCAGCGCGCTACCTGCTCGCGCAGCTTGCCACCTTCAAGGACATCGACCTCGCACTCGCGGCCTACAATGCCGGGCCACACCGGGTCGTCGAATATTCCGGCATTCCACCCTTCGCCGAGACCCGCGACTACATCGCGCGCATCCACCGGATCCGGTCCCGGCTGGCGGGCACACCAGTTTCCGCGCCGGACACCCGCGTTGCGGACGGGGTTCCAGCCCGCGCACCCGTCCTCATCGATCTTCAGTAA